One Punica granatum isolate Tunisia-2019 chromosome 3, ASM765513v2, whole genome shotgun sequence genomic window carries:
- the LOC116201229 gene encoding phosphoinositide phosphatase SAC2-like isoform X3, giving the protein MAGAAEDKEEGSLSLAAGADSKSYFLQKFYLLETLSNFYIIGRDKTRSYWRVLKISRLEPSELNIVEDPTTYTERECAELLKRLREGNKANGGLKLVKRCYGIIGFIKFLGPYYMLLITEREEIGTICGHSVYTVTETDTIPIPNSSVLSNMALSKDEKRYKKLLRIVDLRKDFFFSYSYNIMFSLQKNLCDNETGQILHETMFVWNGYLTRQIRNNLRSTLWTVALVYGFFKQVTLSVLGKHFKFTLIARRSQHYAGTRYLTRGVNENGKVANDVETEQIVTEDVFGGRPIQISSVVQNRGSIPLVWSHESSRLNLRPEIILSKKDPKYGATRLHFENLFSRYGNPIVILDLVKTHEKKPRESVLSAEFLRAARVLREDLSEENGLVFYHLDLNKYFSSGATNALSLLCKSARKALDLTGLFYHHVVADLQPKESLTSQQKPEIDSDSSSVQEISSKVGDKNSSQNKGSNCTGDASENPRIKQRMLQNGVLRTNCIDCIDRTNVAQFAYGLVALGRQLQALGLSDDIEIDFDNPLAKDLMDLYEAMGDTLALQYGGSAAHNKIFCEIRGQWKPATQSQELFRTVQRYINNTYTDPEKQDAINLFLGHYRPQLGKPAIWEHAHNSNQHQNAGGQRVSYDEYRNASLFFRRSYSDGNILAGSDVNQVFENMFQKPSVEIVRGRTPLSESSPQISTGELLSHCRDTPSIASSQLLQASRDDHESDPGCNNERGDDCDCSDFINLDWLSSTESIFEEDAHQRGSIFRRKASAASESTVKGEEKWIISIPGVSKKFINWVADGGALFE; this is encoded by the exons ATGGCGGGAGCGGCAGAGGACAAGGAGGAGGGCTCTCTCAGTCTCGCTGCTGGAGCAGATTCCAAGTCCTACTTCTTGCAGAAGTTCTACCTCTTGGAGACTCTCTCG AACTTCTATATTATAGGAAGAGACAAGACTAGGTCCTACTGGAGAGTGCTCAAGATCAGTAGATTAGAACCTTCGGAGCTGAATATTGTCGAAGATCCAACAACATACACGGAGCGGGAGTGCGCTGAGCTGTTGAAGCGGTTGCGAGAAGGGAACAAGGCCAATGGCGGCCTCAAGCTCGTGAAGCGTTGTTATGGAATCATTG GATTTATCAAGTTTTTGGGACCTTACTACATGCTGCTCAtaacagagagagaggagatcgGTACCATCTGTGGTCATTCAGTTTATACTGTTACCGAGACTGATACGATTCCGATTCCAAATTCGTCTGTGCTGTCAAATATGGCTTTGTCTAAAGATGAGAAAAG ATACAAGAAGCTCCTACGCATTGTGGATCTTAGGAAGGACTTCTTTTTCAGCTATTCATACAATATTATGTTTAGTCTTCAAAAGAACCTTTGTGACAATGAGACTGGACAGATTCTGCATGAAACAATGTTTGTTTGGAACGGGTACCTAACACGTCAGATCCGCAACAACCTTAGGAGCACCCTGTGGACGGTTGCATTAGTTTATGGCTTTTTTAAGCAG GTAACACTTTCAGTACTTGGCAAGCATTTTAAGTTCACGCTGATAGCAAGACGCTCCCAACATTATGCAGGTACCAG ATATCTAACACGGGGTGTTAATGAGAACGGCAAAGTAGCTAATGATGTGGAGACTGAACAGATTGTGACAGAAGATGTCTTCGGAGGACGCCCAATCCAAATAAGCTCTGTTGTGCAAAACCGGGGTTCAATACCCCTTGTATGGTCTCATGAAAGTTCGCGGTTAAATCTAAGGCCTGAAATTATAT TATCTAAGAAGGATCCAAAGTATGGCGCTACAAGGCTTCATTTTGAAAACCTTTTCAGTAGATATGGAAACCCGATTGTTATACTGGATTTAGTTAAG ACGCATGAGAAAAAGCCTCGAGAAAGTGTTCTTTCTGCAGAGTTCTTGAGGGCTGCCAGAGTTCTAAGGGAAGATCTGAGCGAAGAGAATGGCCTTGTGTTTTATCATCTGGATCTAAACAAATACTTCAGCAG TGGAGCTACAAATGCATTGTCACTTCTTTGCAAGAGCGCGAGAAAAGCGTTAGACTTGACTGGACTATTCTATCATCACGTAGTGGCAGATCTACAGCCAAAGGAATCGCTAACGTCACAGCAGAAACc GGAAATTGACAGCGATAGCAGCAGCGTACAAGAGATTTCCAGCAAAGTTGGAGATAAAAATAGCTCACAGAACAAAGGCAGCAACTGTACTGGTGATGCTAGTGAAAATCCAAGAATCAAGCAACGGATGCTCCAGAATGGTGTTCTGAGAACCAATTGCATAGACTGTATAGATCGCACAAATGTTGCCCAATTCGCATATGGCTTGGTTGCACTTGGAAGGCAGCTTCAAGCTTTAGGACTTTCAGACGATATTGAGATTGACTTTGATAACCCGTTGGCTAAGGATCTGATGGATCTTTATGAAGCCATGGGTGACACTCTTGCCCTGCAGTATGGTGGTTCCGCAGCTCATAACAAA ATTTTCTGTGAGATAAGGGGTCAGTGGAAGCCAGCAACTCAGTCCCAGGAGCTTTTCAGAACTGTACAACGGTACATCAATAACACCTATACAGACCCCGAGAAACAAGATGCAATTAACCT ATTTTTGGGCCACTATCGACCGCAACTGGGTAAACCAGCAATATGGGAACATGCTCATAATTCCAATCAGCACCAGAATGCTGGAGGGCAGAGAGTCAGTTATGATGAGTATCGTAATGCCAG TTTATTTTTCAGAAGATCATACTCGGACGGTAATATCCTCGCTGGAAGTGATGTGAATCAAGTATTTGAAAATATGTTTCAGAAGCCATCAGTGGAGATTGTTCGTGGTAGAACCCCTCTCTCAGAGTCATCACCACAGATCTCCACCGGCGAACTTTTATCTCATTGCAG AGATACACCATCAATTGCCAGCAGTCAGCTTTTGCAGGCTAGCAGGGATGACCATGAGAGCGATCCGGGTTGCAACAATGAACGTGGAGATGATTGTGACTGTTcggattttattaatttagacTGGCTTTCCTCAACCGAAAGCATCTTTGAAGAAGATGCACATCAAAG AGGCTCAATATTCAGAAGGAAAGCATCTGCCGCTTCTGAATCCACTGTCAAG
- the LOC116201229 gene encoding phosphoinositide phosphatase SAC2-like isoform X1, translated as MAGAAEDKEEGSLSLAAGADSKSYFLQKFYLLETLSNFYIIGRDKTRSYWRVLKISRLEPSELNIVEDPTTYTERECAELLKRLREGNKANGGLKLVKRCYGIIGFIKFLGPYYMLLITEREEIGTICGHSVYTVTETDTIPIPNSSVLSNMALSKDEKRYKKLLRIVDLRKDFFFSYSYNIMFSLQKNLCDNETGQILHETMFVWNGYLTRQIRNNLRSTLWTVALVYGFFKQVTLSVLGKHFKFTLIARRSQHYAGTRYLTRGVNENGKVANDVETEQIVTEDVFGGRPIQISSVVQNRGSIPLVWSHESSRLNLRPEIICRTCEFSQSYPSHVKLLLTDFKFQFAVSKKDPKYGATRLHFENLFSRYGNPIVILDLVKTHEKKPRESVLSAEFLRAARVLREDLSEENGLVFYHLDLNKYFSSGATNALSLLCKSARKALDLTGLFYHHVVADLQPKESLTSQQKPEIDSDSSSVQEISSKVGDKNSSQNKGSNCTGDASENPRIKQRMLQNGVLRTNCIDCIDRTNVAQFAYGLVALGRQLQALGLSDDIEIDFDNPLAKDLMDLYEAMGDTLALQYGGSAAHNKIFCEIRGQWKPATQSQELFRTVQRYINNTYTDPEKQDAINLFLGHYRPQLGKPAIWEHAHNSNQHQNAGGQRVSYDEYRNASLFFRRSYSDGNILAGSDVNQVFENMFQKPSVEIVRGRTPLSESSPQISTGELLSHCRDTPSIASSQLLQASRDDHESDPGCNNERGDDCDCSDFINLDWLSSTESIFEEDAHQRGSIFRRKASAASESTVKGEEKWIISIPGVSKKFINWVADGGALFE; from the exons ATGGCGGGAGCGGCAGAGGACAAGGAGGAGGGCTCTCTCAGTCTCGCTGCTGGAGCAGATTCCAAGTCCTACTTCTTGCAGAAGTTCTACCTCTTGGAGACTCTCTCG AACTTCTATATTATAGGAAGAGACAAGACTAGGTCCTACTGGAGAGTGCTCAAGATCAGTAGATTAGAACCTTCGGAGCTGAATATTGTCGAAGATCCAACAACATACACGGAGCGGGAGTGCGCTGAGCTGTTGAAGCGGTTGCGAGAAGGGAACAAGGCCAATGGCGGCCTCAAGCTCGTGAAGCGTTGTTATGGAATCATTG GATTTATCAAGTTTTTGGGACCTTACTACATGCTGCTCAtaacagagagagaggagatcgGTACCATCTGTGGTCATTCAGTTTATACTGTTACCGAGACTGATACGATTCCGATTCCAAATTCGTCTGTGCTGTCAAATATGGCTTTGTCTAAAGATGAGAAAAG ATACAAGAAGCTCCTACGCATTGTGGATCTTAGGAAGGACTTCTTTTTCAGCTATTCATACAATATTATGTTTAGTCTTCAAAAGAACCTTTGTGACAATGAGACTGGACAGATTCTGCATGAAACAATGTTTGTTTGGAACGGGTACCTAACACGTCAGATCCGCAACAACCTTAGGAGCACCCTGTGGACGGTTGCATTAGTTTATGGCTTTTTTAAGCAG GTAACACTTTCAGTACTTGGCAAGCATTTTAAGTTCACGCTGATAGCAAGACGCTCCCAACATTATGCAGGTACCAG ATATCTAACACGGGGTGTTAATGAGAACGGCAAAGTAGCTAATGATGTGGAGACTGAACAGATTGTGACAGAAGATGTCTTCGGAGGACGCCCAATCCAAATAAGCTCTGTTGTGCAAAACCGGGGTTCAATACCCCTTGTATGGTCTCATGAAAGTTCGCGGTTAAATCTAAGGCCTGAAATTATATGTAGGACCTGTGAATTCTCTCAATCATATCCCTCTCATGTTAAGTTGCTTTTGACTGactttaaatttcaatttgcaGTATCTAAGAAGGATCCAAAGTATGGCGCTACAAGGCTTCATTTTGAAAACCTTTTCAGTAGATATGGAAACCCGATTGTTATACTGGATTTAGTTAAG ACGCATGAGAAAAAGCCTCGAGAAAGTGTTCTTTCTGCAGAGTTCTTGAGGGCTGCCAGAGTTCTAAGGGAAGATCTGAGCGAAGAGAATGGCCTTGTGTTTTATCATCTGGATCTAAACAAATACTTCAGCAG TGGAGCTACAAATGCATTGTCACTTCTTTGCAAGAGCGCGAGAAAAGCGTTAGACTTGACTGGACTATTCTATCATCACGTAGTGGCAGATCTACAGCCAAAGGAATCGCTAACGTCACAGCAGAAACc GGAAATTGACAGCGATAGCAGCAGCGTACAAGAGATTTCCAGCAAAGTTGGAGATAAAAATAGCTCACAGAACAAAGGCAGCAACTGTACTGGTGATGCTAGTGAAAATCCAAGAATCAAGCAACGGATGCTCCAGAATGGTGTTCTGAGAACCAATTGCATAGACTGTATAGATCGCACAAATGTTGCCCAATTCGCATATGGCTTGGTTGCACTTGGAAGGCAGCTTCAAGCTTTAGGACTTTCAGACGATATTGAGATTGACTTTGATAACCCGTTGGCTAAGGATCTGATGGATCTTTATGAAGCCATGGGTGACACTCTTGCCCTGCAGTATGGTGGTTCCGCAGCTCATAACAAA ATTTTCTGTGAGATAAGGGGTCAGTGGAAGCCAGCAACTCAGTCCCAGGAGCTTTTCAGAACTGTACAACGGTACATCAATAACACCTATACAGACCCCGAGAAACAAGATGCAATTAACCT ATTTTTGGGCCACTATCGACCGCAACTGGGTAAACCAGCAATATGGGAACATGCTCATAATTCCAATCAGCACCAGAATGCTGGAGGGCAGAGAGTCAGTTATGATGAGTATCGTAATGCCAG TTTATTTTTCAGAAGATCATACTCGGACGGTAATATCCTCGCTGGAAGTGATGTGAATCAAGTATTTGAAAATATGTTTCAGAAGCCATCAGTGGAGATTGTTCGTGGTAGAACCCCTCTCTCAGAGTCATCACCACAGATCTCCACCGGCGAACTTTTATCTCATTGCAG AGATACACCATCAATTGCCAGCAGTCAGCTTTTGCAGGCTAGCAGGGATGACCATGAGAGCGATCCGGGTTGCAACAATGAACGTGGAGATGATTGTGACTGTTcggattttattaatttagacTGGCTTTCCTCAACCGAAAGCATCTTTGAAGAAGATGCACATCAAAG AGGCTCAATATTCAGAAGGAAAGCATCTGCCGCTTCTGAATCCACTGTCAAG
- the LOC116201229 gene encoding phosphoinositide phosphatase SAC2-like isoform X2, which yields MAGAAEDKEEGSLSLAAGADSKSYFLQKFYLLETLSNFYIIGRDKTRSYWRVLKISRLEPSELNIVEDPTTYTERECAELLKRLREGNKANGGLKLVKRCYGIIGFIKFLGPYYMLLITEREEIGTICGHSVYTVTETDTIPIPNSSVLSNMALSKDEKRYKKLLRIVDLRKDFFFSYSYNIMFSLQKNLCDNETGQILHETMFVWNGYLTRQIRNNLRSTLWTVALVYGFFKQVTLSVLGKHFKFTLIARRSQHYAGTRYLTRGVNENGKVANDVETEQIVTEDVFGGRPIQISSVVQNRGSIPLVWSHESSRLNLRPEIILSKKDPKYGATRLHFENLFSRYGNPIVILDLVKTHEKKPRESVLSAEFLRAARVLREDLSEENGLVFYHLDLNKYFSSSGATNALSLLCKSARKALDLTGLFYHHVVADLQPKESLTSQQKPEIDSDSSSVQEISSKVGDKNSSQNKGSNCTGDASENPRIKQRMLQNGVLRTNCIDCIDRTNVAQFAYGLVALGRQLQALGLSDDIEIDFDNPLAKDLMDLYEAMGDTLALQYGGSAAHNKIFCEIRGQWKPATQSQELFRTVQRYINNTYTDPEKQDAINLFLGHYRPQLGKPAIWEHAHNSNQHQNAGGQRVSYDEYRNASLFFRRSYSDGNILAGSDVNQVFENMFQKPSVEIVRGRTPLSESSPQISTGELLSHCRDTPSIASSQLLQASRDDHESDPGCNNERGDDCDCSDFINLDWLSSTESIFEEDAHQRGSIFRRKASAASESTVKGEEKWIISIPGVSKKFINWVADGGALFE from the exons ATGGCGGGAGCGGCAGAGGACAAGGAGGAGGGCTCTCTCAGTCTCGCTGCTGGAGCAGATTCCAAGTCCTACTTCTTGCAGAAGTTCTACCTCTTGGAGACTCTCTCG AACTTCTATATTATAGGAAGAGACAAGACTAGGTCCTACTGGAGAGTGCTCAAGATCAGTAGATTAGAACCTTCGGAGCTGAATATTGTCGAAGATCCAACAACATACACGGAGCGGGAGTGCGCTGAGCTGTTGAAGCGGTTGCGAGAAGGGAACAAGGCCAATGGCGGCCTCAAGCTCGTGAAGCGTTGTTATGGAATCATTG GATTTATCAAGTTTTTGGGACCTTACTACATGCTGCTCAtaacagagagagaggagatcgGTACCATCTGTGGTCATTCAGTTTATACTGTTACCGAGACTGATACGATTCCGATTCCAAATTCGTCTGTGCTGTCAAATATGGCTTTGTCTAAAGATGAGAAAAG ATACAAGAAGCTCCTACGCATTGTGGATCTTAGGAAGGACTTCTTTTTCAGCTATTCATACAATATTATGTTTAGTCTTCAAAAGAACCTTTGTGACAATGAGACTGGACAGATTCTGCATGAAACAATGTTTGTTTGGAACGGGTACCTAACACGTCAGATCCGCAACAACCTTAGGAGCACCCTGTGGACGGTTGCATTAGTTTATGGCTTTTTTAAGCAG GTAACACTTTCAGTACTTGGCAAGCATTTTAAGTTCACGCTGATAGCAAGACGCTCCCAACATTATGCAGGTACCAG ATATCTAACACGGGGTGTTAATGAGAACGGCAAAGTAGCTAATGATGTGGAGACTGAACAGATTGTGACAGAAGATGTCTTCGGAGGACGCCCAATCCAAATAAGCTCTGTTGTGCAAAACCGGGGTTCAATACCCCTTGTATGGTCTCATGAAAGTTCGCGGTTAAATCTAAGGCCTGAAATTATAT TATCTAAGAAGGATCCAAAGTATGGCGCTACAAGGCTTCATTTTGAAAACCTTTTCAGTAGATATGGAAACCCGATTGTTATACTGGATTTAGTTAAG ACGCATGAGAAAAAGCCTCGAGAAAGTGTTCTTTCTGCAGAGTTCTTGAGGGCTGCCAGAGTTCTAAGGGAAGATCTGAGCGAAGAGAATGGCCTTGTGTTTTATCATCTGGATCTAAACAAATACTTCAGCAG cAGTGGAGCTACAAATGCATTGTCACTTCTTTGCAAGAGCGCGAGAAAAGCGTTAGACTTGACTGGACTATTCTATCATCACGTAGTGGCAGATCTACAGCCAAAGGAATCGCTAACGTCACAGCAGAAACc GGAAATTGACAGCGATAGCAGCAGCGTACAAGAGATTTCCAGCAAAGTTGGAGATAAAAATAGCTCACAGAACAAAGGCAGCAACTGTACTGGTGATGCTAGTGAAAATCCAAGAATCAAGCAACGGATGCTCCAGAATGGTGTTCTGAGAACCAATTGCATAGACTGTATAGATCGCACAAATGTTGCCCAATTCGCATATGGCTTGGTTGCACTTGGAAGGCAGCTTCAAGCTTTAGGACTTTCAGACGATATTGAGATTGACTTTGATAACCCGTTGGCTAAGGATCTGATGGATCTTTATGAAGCCATGGGTGACACTCTTGCCCTGCAGTATGGTGGTTCCGCAGCTCATAACAAA ATTTTCTGTGAGATAAGGGGTCAGTGGAAGCCAGCAACTCAGTCCCAGGAGCTTTTCAGAACTGTACAACGGTACATCAATAACACCTATACAGACCCCGAGAAACAAGATGCAATTAACCT ATTTTTGGGCCACTATCGACCGCAACTGGGTAAACCAGCAATATGGGAACATGCTCATAATTCCAATCAGCACCAGAATGCTGGAGGGCAGAGAGTCAGTTATGATGAGTATCGTAATGCCAG TTTATTTTTCAGAAGATCATACTCGGACGGTAATATCCTCGCTGGAAGTGATGTGAATCAAGTATTTGAAAATATGTTTCAGAAGCCATCAGTGGAGATTGTTCGTGGTAGAACCCCTCTCTCAGAGTCATCACCACAGATCTCCACCGGCGAACTTTTATCTCATTGCAG AGATACACCATCAATTGCCAGCAGTCAGCTTTTGCAGGCTAGCAGGGATGACCATGAGAGCGATCCGGGTTGCAACAATGAACGTGGAGATGATTGTGACTGTTcggattttattaatttagacTGGCTTTCCTCAACCGAAAGCATCTTTGAAGAAGATGCACATCAAAG AGGCTCAATATTCAGAAGGAAAGCATCTGCCGCTTCTGAATCCACTGTCAAG
- the LOC116201229 gene encoding phosphoinositide phosphatase SAC2-like isoform X4 → MAGAAEDKEEGSLSLAAGADSKSYFLQKFYLLETLSNFYIIGRDKTRSYWRVLKISRLEPSELNIVEDPTTYTERECAELLKRLREGNKANGGLKLVKRCYGIIGFIKFLGPYYMLLITEREEIGTICGHSVYTVTETDTIPIPNSSVLSNMALSKDEKRYKKLLRIVDLRKDFFFSYSYNIMFSLQKNLCDNETGQILHETMFVWNGYLTRQIRNNLRSTLWTVALVYGFFKQVTLSVLGKHFKFTLIARRSQHYAGTRYLTRGVNENGKVANDVETEQIVTEDVFGGRPIQISSVVQNRGSIPLVWSHESSRLNLRPEIICRTCEFSQSYPSHVKLLLTDFKFQFAVSKKDPKYGATRLHFENLFSRYGNPIVILDLVKTHEKKPRESVLSAEFLRAARVLREDLSEENGLVFYHLDLNKYFSSGATNALSLLCKSARKALDLTGLFYHHVVADLQPKESLTSQQKPEIDSDSSSVQEISSKVGDKNSSQNKGSNCTGDASENPRIKQRMLQNGVLRTNCIDCIDRTNVAQFAYGLVALGRQLQALGLSDDIEIDFDNPLAKDLMDLYEAMGDTLALQYGGSAAHNKIFCEIRGQWKPATQSQELFRTVQRYINNTYTDPEKQDAINLFLGHYRPQLGKPAIWEHAHNSNQHQNAGGQRVSYDEYRNASLFFRRSYSDGNILAGSDVNQVFENMFQKPSVEIVRGRTPLSESSPQISTGELLSHCRDTPSIASSQLLQASRDDHESDPGCNNERGDDCDCSDFINLDWLSSTESIFEEDAHQSY, encoded by the exons ATGGCGGGAGCGGCAGAGGACAAGGAGGAGGGCTCTCTCAGTCTCGCTGCTGGAGCAGATTCCAAGTCCTACTTCTTGCAGAAGTTCTACCTCTTGGAGACTCTCTCG AACTTCTATATTATAGGAAGAGACAAGACTAGGTCCTACTGGAGAGTGCTCAAGATCAGTAGATTAGAACCTTCGGAGCTGAATATTGTCGAAGATCCAACAACATACACGGAGCGGGAGTGCGCTGAGCTGTTGAAGCGGTTGCGAGAAGGGAACAAGGCCAATGGCGGCCTCAAGCTCGTGAAGCGTTGTTATGGAATCATTG GATTTATCAAGTTTTTGGGACCTTACTACATGCTGCTCAtaacagagagagaggagatcgGTACCATCTGTGGTCATTCAGTTTATACTGTTACCGAGACTGATACGATTCCGATTCCAAATTCGTCTGTGCTGTCAAATATGGCTTTGTCTAAAGATGAGAAAAG ATACAAGAAGCTCCTACGCATTGTGGATCTTAGGAAGGACTTCTTTTTCAGCTATTCATACAATATTATGTTTAGTCTTCAAAAGAACCTTTGTGACAATGAGACTGGACAGATTCTGCATGAAACAATGTTTGTTTGGAACGGGTACCTAACACGTCAGATCCGCAACAACCTTAGGAGCACCCTGTGGACGGTTGCATTAGTTTATGGCTTTTTTAAGCAG GTAACACTTTCAGTACTTGGCAAGCATTTTAAGTTCACGCTGATAGCAAGACGCTCCCAACATTATGCAGGTACCAG ATATCTAACACGGGGTGTTAATGAGAACGGCAAAGTAGCTAATGATGTGGAGACTGAACAGATTGTGACAGAAGATGTCTTCGGAGGACGCCCAATCCAAATAAGCTCTGTTGTGCAAAACCGGGGTTCAATACCCCTTGTATGGTCTCATGAAAGTTCGCGGTTAAATCTAAGGCCTGAAATTATATGTAGGACCTGTGAATTCTCTCAATCATATCCCTCTCATGTTAAGTTGCTTTTGACTGactttaaatttcaatttgcaGTATCTAAGAAGGATCCAAAGTATGGCGCTACAAGGCTTCATTTTGAAAACCTTTTCAGTAGATATGGAAACCCGATTGTTATACTGGATTTAGTTAAG ACGCATGAGAAAAAGCCTCGAGAAAGTGTTCTTTCTGCAGAGTTCTTGAGGGCTGCCAGAGTTCTAAGGGAAGATCTGAGCGAAGAGAATGGCCTTGTGTTTTATCATCTGGATCTAAACAAATACTTCAGCAG TGGAGCTACAAATGCATTGTCACTTCTTTGCAAGAGCGCGAGAAAAGCGTTAGACTTGACTGGACTATTCTATCATCACGTAGTGGCAGATCTACAGCCAAAGGAATCGCTAACGTCACAGCAGAAACc GGAAATTGACAGCGATAGCAGCAGCGTACAAGAGATTTCCAGCAAAGTTGGAGATAAAAATAGCTCACAGAACAAAGGCAGCAACTGTACTGGTGATGCTAGTGAAAATCCAAGAATCAAGCAACGGATGCTCCAGAATGGTGTTCTGAGAACCAATTGCATAGACTGTATAGATCGCACAAATGTTGCCCAATTCGCATATGGCTTGGTTGCACTTGGAAGGCAGCTTCAAGCTTTAGGACTTTCAGACGATATTGAGATTGACTTTGATAACCCGTTGGCTAAGGATCTGATGGATCTTTATGAAGCCATGGGTGACACTCTTGCCCTGCAGTATGGTGGTTCCGCAGCTCATAACAAA ATTTTCTGTGAGATAAGGGGTCAGTGGAAGCCAGCAACTCAGTCCCAGGAGCTTTTCAGAACTGTACAACGGTACATCAATAACACCTATACAGACCCCGAGAAACAAGATGCAATTAACCT ATTTTTGGGCCACTATCGACCGCAACTGGGTAAACCAGCAATATGGGAACATGCTCATAATTCCAATCAGCACCAGAATGCTGGAGGGCAGAGAGTCAGTTATGATGAGTATCGTAATGCCAG TTTATTTTTCAGAAGATCATACTCGGACGGTAATATCCTCGCTGGAAGTGATGTGAATCAAGTATTTGAAAATATGTTTCAGAAGCCATCAGTGGAGATTGTTCGTGGTAGAACCCCTCTCTCAGAGTCATCACCACAGATCTCCACCGGCGAACTTTTATCTCATTGCAG AGATACACCATCAATTGCCAGCAGTCAGCTTTTGCAGGCTAGCAGGGATGACCATGAGAGCGATCCGGGTTGCAACAATGAACGTGGAGATGATTGTGACTGTTcggattttattaatttagacTGGCTTTCCTCAACCGAAAGCATCTTTGAAGAAGATGCACATCAAAG TTACTGA
- the LOC116201236 gene encoding mediator of RNA polymerase II transcription subunit 6, producing MATPAGTMENPAAPAPPATDMTGICFRDQLWLNTYPLDRNLVFDYFALSPFYDYSCNNEQLRRNSIHPLDMSHLAKMTGVEYVLSEVLEPNLFVIRKQKRDSSDKPTHMLTYYVLDGSIYQAPQLCNVFAARVGRALYYISKAFSTAASKLEKIGHVDEEDESSPSESQASKETIDFKEMKRIDHILATLHRTLPPAPPPPSFPEGYTPPTAEAENKGGEAQPAGETVPSVDPVIDHGPAKRMKF from the exons ATGGCGACGCCGGCTGGAACCATGGAGAACCCGGCGGCGCCGGCCCCTCCGGCCACTGACATGACCGGGATATGCTTCAGGGACCAATTGTGGCTCAACACTTACCCTCTCGACCGGAACCTGGTGTTCGACTACTTCGCCCTCTCCCCATTCTACGATTACAGCTGCAACAACGAGCAGCTCCGGCGCAACTCCATCCATCCCCTCGACATGTCTCATCTCGC GAAAATGACCGGTGTTGAGTATGTGTTGAGCGAAGTACTGGAACCTAACCTCTTTGTCATTCGTAAGCAAAAGAGAGATAGTTCTGATAAACCGACACACATGCTGACCTACTACGTTTTAGATGGTTCTATATACCAAGCACCACAGCTTTGCAATGTATTTGCAGCTCGAGTT GGGAGGGCTCTTTATTACATATCGAAGGCTTTTTCAACTGCTGCCTCGAAGCTTGAAAAGATTGGTCATG ttgatgaagaagatgagagTTCCCCTTCGGAATCACAGGCCAGCAAGGAGACAATCGACTTCAAAGAAATGAAGCGAATTGATCACATCCTTGCAACCCTACATCGCACG CTTCCGCCAGCGCCTCCACCACCATCATTCCCTGAGGGCTACACCCCTCCAACTGCAGAAGCCGAAAATAAAGGCGGTGAGGCACAGCCAGCAGGAGAAACAGTTCCTTCTGTCGACCCCGTCATTGATCATGGCCCCGCTAAAAGGATGAAGTTCTAA